One Huiozyma naganishii CBS 8797 chromosome 4, complete genome genomic region harbors:
- the USO1 gene encoding Uso1p (similar to Saccharomyces cerevisiae USO1 (YDL058W); ancestral locus Anc_4.238) has product MDYIQGFMQQPKPQSADETIPTLCDRVDNSTRISDRRSAILGLKSFSRQYRESVIASGLKPLLSVLERDHEDDSSVKAILETLLILFIRGESDDDLTRNWISQQSRLQNGKYPSPLVMKQEQETIDQFSMWIADAIIQSKELIHLIINFLETEDFHIRLYTVQLLEALLATRPARARGTIVELPTSVSTMVALLDDVHEPIRDEAILLLMALVNDSPHVQKLVAFENIFERLFIIIEEEGGLRGSLVVNDCLSLINNILKYNTSNQSLFLETGNLPRLRRVLDEPLSAEEDFFWNDQRISNISTAFDIVSLNVELGNSHTNNHQIVLLESGVLMVVLRLAFYYNIPKRVRPVALLTAANMIRDNEAVQNEFGKIDVPYFDPTVTTPIAEKDQMLVPVIDLLVNWALYANSVHTFNTRAAATELLKSYLSGNFVVQSKFLTYQIERYNGRFDPKKNEANGSSTKILKSNLFEVLLSYDPDITLNPYKIYFTTDILMYLIQRESSGTTDLRELLNKIQTEPSIEDDEPLNIVETVSELLLTTLTVKDIRVPISYISFVVFWLYGDVNVVNNFLSGKSIIDSLLSFSYQIEDEDITIKCLVTMLLGVAYEFSSKNSVFPRKEYFDFIAKRLGKDNYQSRIKQFKENSLFAQAKEDFDFFNPTLDDTGLPNLYFSSYFVHLINENIYRIRTALNHSPDQEPYLKLSFEAFEQLQEKCSVLEKNIEALQSESVSSTEVLTSKLNKLSKEHTEVVEEYGKLTEEHSVLLDKYNDIDEQLEDITEKLEQMTKEKERLDLLQKEMVVNLETKDSHLEELDESTKALNDKLKQMTVMKEKAEEGINKMSRELFALNRNNQTLDEKIKQQAKDQAKENEKRLKEIKTLNDTISSKNSENSKLNNKIKELETQKKFLEDERTTILKELAEWKSKFQSHDSLVPKLTEKLKSLANNYKDLEIENTNIKTRLNEEQSKHLSEVSDLNEKIESLERTEISLTEEKKDLETKLSSLEHEINSFKGDHDTKIEQLCTEKDGLEQQIEQLTNSLKKSDEEKENARLAVTDLTTRLDGMKKEYEEREVTFEELEKNAQTEAAQISEKLKKAEEDVAALENTKAKLFSEIKLQENAIEKSKETITGHEGTIEQLNGRIADYEGTIEELNGIIKSHEETIQELSSSIDDREKNIQKLNTSINELNSEIVELKETNQELEECVSRHEKTVTELNEKIEKSDPIISSYEAEIKDLKQKISSSEDKITSQELKYKELQEKVTLLEKEIETFKTKREDFEKTILQSKELGVSLNEKNKSLSEELVSVHKLQEKCQAELSKKKSKVEGLRGSIEKLSTEKESSEKKVEQLLKQIEEKDSNIISLTDEKQALNKNLLISNQKIQKLNKNVADSTSEQVRLQEELSQLKETINVNEKTYEQNTALLKTEIEKFQKERTEKDVLVTELRAKASKLEKQVSETEQENVQKVQTLNEQIKSLKEEKNKACSEAGNLQSKFETNNVEFESLRKEHDLACERLESIANDLKIASAKADASNTENVAAQQRIDILKADLGEQDKKIRENEANIETLINEKEKLLLELKRVKANMEKSGKEHKEEMQKLKTDLKVKTQEFEKERKMLNEGSSSITQKYSDKVTELEEKLEKSDNDIKSKLEIIEEMKTDFDKRLEAQQKLADDQVKEVEELKLIISSKSSKLDAKEAELKNTKDTNEKLLSELKLQISTLENKISAKEKALAETESTGKEKEKQLNSQLEALQEEVKLAGKKAKDSVSGLETQLNLVKKDVESKNNENSKLVADNKTLQLENSKLLAIKEKIIEEKNGIVDDLAEARTVADKLKDECAATSKELQLIKSSEEETKTEISAMEKSKNQLELLLESFKAKVSGLEKDLSQKDSILEETRLALEKYTSENESKQKDLEAHVKQLESEKDRLASEIEEERKLATEKSNQKIIELESQLSTLKLQYEKDVNEVQTKLETKISQLSDELDSITKEKMEVQNKLHSLTEENESIKEASTTANNKEIEKLHEEIKFSEKKAAESRKVLQDEYDAKVKKLADEIKALGKERREREGELTTKLKTSEDKLNSVQDELSARIEALQAEKSDLAAKQEKDSKAADDKQAASESILKEEIEKLKKENRALLEKSKLESENVAKQACAEVEQLKKKNEELTSKLNDRTEIDELMLLVTDLDETNTKYREKLEELGVELSSAEEDEDDDEVDEDDEAED; this is encoded by the coding sequence ATGGACTACATCCAGGGATTCATGCAGCAACCGAAACCGCAATCTGCAGATGAGACAATCCCGACTCTGTGCGACAGAGTGGACAACTCAACGCGCATCAGTGATAGACGGTCCGCTATTCTAGGGCTGAAGTCGTTCAGTCGACAGTACAGGGAATCCGTGATTGCATCCGGGTTGAAACCGCTGTTGAGCGTCTTGGAGAGAGACCACGAGGACGACAGTTCCGTGAAGGCCATCCTGGAGACGCTTCTGATCTTGTTTATTAGAGGGGAGAGCGACGATGATCTGACGAGGAATTGGATCTCCCAGCAATCGAGGTTGCAGAACGGGAAGTATCCGTCCCCGTTGGTGATGAAGCAGGAACAAGAGACCATTGACCAGTTCTCGATGTGGATTGCTGACGCAATCATTCAGTCCAAGGAACTGATCCATCTGATAatcaacttcttggagaCCGAGGATTTCCACATTAGATTATACACGGTGCAACTGCTCGAGGCGCTGCTGGCAACAAGGCCTGCGAGGGCGAGGGGCACCATTGTAGAATTACCAACAAGTGTGTCCACAATGGTGGCATTGTTGGACGACGTGCACGAACCGATTAGAGACGAGGCCATTTTGCTGCTTATGGCATTGGTGAACGACTCCCCACACGTCCAAAAACTCGTTGCCTTCGAGAATATCTTTGAGAGATTGTTTATCATCATAGAAGAGGAGGGCGGCCTAAGGGGCTCGCTGGTCGTTAACGACTGTCTGTCCctcatcaacaacatccTGAAATATAACACATCAAATCAGTCGCTTTTTCTGGAGACTGGTAACTTGCCCAGGTTACGACGGGTGCTTGATGAACCTCTATCTGCCGAAGAGGATTTTTTCTGGAACGATCAAAGAATCAGCAATATAAGCACAGCATTTGATATCGTCTCCTTGAACGTCGAGCTAGGCAATTCACACACTAATAACCACCAGATAGTATTATTAGAGTCCGGTGTCTTAATGGTTGTTCTACGCCTGGCATTCTATTATAACATTCCAAAACGAGTTAGACCTGTGGCACTGCTGACCGCTGCGAACATGATCAGAGATAACGAGGCTGTTCAGAACGAATTCGGTAAAATTGACGTTCCATACTTCGACCCAACTGTTACAACTCCTATTGCCGAAAAGGATCAAATGTTGGTTCCTGTGATAGACCTACTGGTTAACTGGGCCCTTTATGCAAACTCGGTGCATACATTCAATACCAGAGCTGCAGCTACAGAACTGTTGAAATCATATCTAAGTGGTAACTTTGTTGTACAGTCCAAGTTTCTTACGTACCAGATTGAAAGATACAATGGTAGATTTGAccccaagaagaacgaggcAAATGGCTCCAGTACCAAAATCCTGAAAAGTAACCTTTTCGAAGTTCTACTCAGTTACGACCCGGATATCACATTAAACCCTTATAAAATTTACTTCACTACCGACATTCTAATGTATCTAATTCAACGGGAAAGCAGTGGGACTACAGATTTGAGGGAATTGCTCAATAAGATACAGACAGAACCAAGCATTGAGGATGACGAACCTTTAAACATCGTGGAAACCGTTTCAGAACTGTTGTTAACCACATTGACAGTAAAGGATATTCGTGTGCCCATTTCGTACATCTCCTTTGTTGTATTCTGGTTGTACGGCGATGTGAACGTGGTGAACAATTTTTTGTCAGGTAAATCAATAATTGATTCCCTGCTGTCCTTTTCTTATCAGATagaagatgaggatatCACCATCAAGTGTCTTGTGACCATGTTGTTAGGTGTTGCATACGAATTCTCCTCAAAGAATTCGGTGTTCCCTAGAAAAGAATACTTTGATTTCATCGCAAAAAGGCTAGGTAAAGACAATTATCAGTCTCGTATCAAACAATTCAAGGAAAACTCTCTTTTCGCTCAAGCTAAGGAGGACTTTGACTTCTTTAACCCTACCCTAGACGATACAGGTTTGCCCAACTTGTACTTCAGTTCGTATTTTGTCCATTTGATCAATGAGAATATCTATAGAATCAGAACCGCATTGAATCACAGTCCCGATCAGGAACCTTATTTAAAGCTGTCATTTGAGGCatttgaacagttgcaagAAAAATGCTCCGTTcttgaaaagaatattgAAGCACTACAGTCTGAGAGTGTCAGCTCTACTGAGGTCTTAACCTCtaaattgaacaaattaTCGAAGGAGCATACAGAGGTTGTAGAAGAGTACGGTAAGTTAACCGAGGAGCATTCTGTGCTGCTTGATAAGTACAATGACATCGATGAACAACTGGAGGATAtaactgaaaaattggaaCAAATGACTAAAGAAAAGGAGCGGCTGGACCTTCTTCAGAAAGAAATGGTAGTTAACCTCGAGACCAAGGATTCACACTTGGAAGAACTCGATGAGAGCACAAAAGCTTTGAATGATAAACTGAAACAGATGACTGTCATGAAGGAGAAAGCTGAAGAAGGGATTAATAAAATGAGTCGTGAACTATTTGCcttgaacagaaacaacCAGACCTTGGACGAAAAGATCAAACAACAGGCAAAAGATCAAGCGaaggaaaatgaaaagCGCCTCAAGGAAATCAAGACCTTGAATGATACCATTTCTTCTAAAAATAGTGAAAACTCTAAACTGAATAATAAAatcaaagaacttgaaacTCAAAAGAAATTTCTGGAGGATGAGAGAACCACTATCTTGAAGGAATTAGCCGAATGGAAATCCAAGTTCCAAAGTCATGATTCGCTGGTCCCTAAACtaactgaaaaattgaagtcTTTGGCGAACAATTATAAAGACTTGGAAATTGAAAATACTAATATAAAGACACGTTTGAATGAAGAACAAAGCAAACACTTATCTGAGGTGTCTGATCTAAATGAAAAGATCGAGTCGCTGGAGAGAACTGAGATATCATTAACTGAGGAGAAAAAGGACCTTGAAACAAAATTATCTTCATTAGAGCATGAGATCAACTCGTTCAAGGGTGATCATGAtacaaaaattgaacaattaTGCACTGAGAAAGATGGTCTTGAGCaacaaattgaacaattgaCCAACAGTTTAAAGAAGTCtgacgaagaaaaggagaaTGCTAGGCTTGCTGTAACCGATCTTACTACTAGGCTGGATGGTatgaaaaaagaatatgAAGAACGTGAAGTTACTTTTGAAGAGCTCGAAAAGAATGCTCAAACGGAAGCTGCTCAGATatctgaaaaattgaaaaaggcAGAGGAGGATGTTGCAGCGCTCGAAAACACAAAGGCCAAGCTTTTTTCTGAAATAAAATTACAGGAAAACGCAATCGAAAAGTCGAAAGAGACAATTACTGGGCATGAAGGGACCATAGAACAACTCAATGGTAGGATTGCTGATTATGAGGGGACTATAGAAGAGCTCAATGGCATTATTAAAAGTCACGAAGAGACTATCCAAGAGCTCAGCAGCTCCATTGATGATCGCGAAAAgaacattcaaaaactcaATACTTCCATAAACGAATTGAACAGTGAGATTGTAGAGCTAAAAGAAACTAACCAGGAGTTGGAAGAGTGCGTTTCTCGTCATGAGAAGACAGTAACTGAATTAAATGAAAAGATAGAAAAATCCGATCCAATAATCAGTTCCTATGAGGCTGAAattaaagatttgaaacaaaagattTCTAGTTCAGAAGATAAGATAACCAGTCAGGAGTTAAAATACAAAGAACTACAAGAAAAGGTTACTCTATTAGAAAAAGAGATcgaaactttcaaaacaaaacggGAAGATTTTGAGAAAACAATATTGCAAAGCAAGGAATTGGGAGTAAGCTTGAAtgagaagaacaaaagtTTGTCTGAGGAACTAGTATCAGTGCATAAACTTCAAGAGAAATGTCAAGCTGAACtgtccaaaaagaaatcaaaaGTTGAGGGTTTGCGTGGTTCGATCGAAAAGTTGTCCACTGAGAAAGAGAGctctgaaaagaaagttgaacagcttttgaaacaaattgaagaaaaggataGTAATATCATCTCCTTGACGGATGAGAAACAAgctttgaacaaaaaccTTTTGATCAGCAACCAGAAAatccaaaaattgaataaaaACGTAGCGGACAGTACGTCTGAGCAAGTGCGGTTGCAAGAGGAGCTGTCGCAACTGAAGGAAACAATAAATGTCAACGAAAAGACGTATGAACAAAACACTGCCTTGTTAAAAACAGAAATCGAAAAGTTtcagaaagaaagaactgAAAAAGATGTGTTGGTTACCGAATTACGGGCGAAAGCTtccaaattggagaaacaAGTTTCCGAAAcggaacaagaaaatgttCAGAAAGTGCAGACATTAAATGAGCAAATAAAATCCctgaaagaagaaaagaacaaagcTTGTAGCGAAGCAGGAAACCTACAGAGCAAATTTGAAACCAACAATGTTGAGTTCGAGTCACTGCGAAAAGAACATGACCTTGCTTGTGAAAGGTTGGAAAGCATAGCGAACGACTTGAAAATAGCGAGCGCTAAGGCAGATGCCTCGAACACTGAAAATGTTGCTGCTCAACAGAGGATAGACATTTTGAAGGCGGACCTTGGCGAACAAGATAAGAAAATAAGAGAAAATGAAGCGAATATTGAGACATTGATTAATGAGAAGGAAAAACTTTTGCTTGAGTTGAAGAGGGTGAAGGCGAATATGGAAAAATCCGGGAAAGAGCATAAGGAGGAGATGCAAAAGCTCAAAACTGACCTAAAAGTCAAGACTCAggaatttgaaaaggaaaggAAAATGTTAAACGAAGGTTCCTCAAGCATTACACAAAAATACTCTGACAAGGTGACTGAGCTAGAAGAGAAGCTAGAAAAATCTGATAATGATATTAAATCAAAGCTTGAAATAATTGAAGAGATGAAAACTGATTTTGATAAAAGGTTGGAGGCACAGCAGAAACTTGCGGACGACCAGGTCAAGGAAGTTGAGGAGCTAAAGCTGATtatatcttcaaaatcttccaaGTTAGATGCAAAAGAAGCTGAATTGAAAAACACAAAGGATACGAATGAAAAATTGCTTTCTGAACTAAAACTGCAAATAAGTACATTGGAAAATAAGATTTCGGCCAAGGAAAAGGCGCTTGCAGAAACAGAATCAACgggcaaagaaaaagaaaagcaaCTAAATTCCCAGTTAGAAGCCCTACAAGAGGAGGTCAAGTTGGCAGGAAAGAAAGCGAAGGATTCGGTAAGTGGTTTGGAAACTCAATTGAATCTGGTTAAGAAGGATGTTGAATCCAAAAACAACGAGAACTCAAAACTAGTTGCTGACAACAAAACTTTACAATTGGAAAATTCGAAACTTTTGGCTATCAAGGAGAAGATAatagaagaaaaaaacggAATTGTAGACGACTTGGCCGAGGCCAGAACTGTCGCCGACAAGTTGAAAGATGAATGTGCCGCGACTTCCAAGGAACTTCAACTCATCAAATCatctgaagaagagactAAGACTGAGATTTCAGCGATGGAAAAATCCAAGAACCAACTGGAACTTTTATTGGAATCTTTTAAGGCCAAAGTATCGGGGTTGGAAAAAGATCTGAGTCAAAAAGATTCCATATTAGAAGAAACAAGACTTGCACTGGAAAAGTACACCAGTGAGAATGAGTCTAAACAAAAGGATCTGGAAGCACATGTCAAGCAGTTGGAAAGTGAAAAGGATAGGCTAGCCTCTGAAATCGAAGAGGAACGGAAGCTGGCTACTGAAAAGTCTAACCAGAAAATAATCGAACTTGAAAGCCAATTATCCACACTGAAGTTGCAATATGAAAAGGACGTCAACGAAGTGCAAACAAAACTTGAGACCAAAATAAGCCAGTTGAGCGATGAATTGGATTCTATAACGAAGGAGAAGATGGAAGTTCAAAACAAACTTCATTCCCTGACCGAAGAAAATGAATCCATAAAAGAGGCGTCTACTACAGCCAATAATAAAGAGATTGAAAAGCTTCATGAGGAAATAAAGTTTTCCGAGAAAAAAGCTGCAGAAAGCAGAAAGGTGTTGCAAGACGAATACGACGCTAAAGTCAAGAAACTAGCTGATGAAATAAAAGCTTTAGGGAAAGAGAGGCGAGAACGAGAAGGGGAACTAACTACCAAATTAAAAACATCTGAAGATAAGTTGAACTCAGTACAAGACGAACTCTCGGCGAGAATTGAGGCCTTACAAGCGGAAAAATCTGATCTTGCCgcaaaacaagaaaaagattcaaagGCAGCGGATGATAAGCAGGCTGCATCTGAAAGcattttgaaagaagagatcgaGAAGTTAAAGAAGGAAAACCGCGCCTTGCTTGAAAAATCGAAATTGGAGTCAGAAAATGTTGCGAAACAAGCTTGTGCTGAGGTCGAgcaactgaagaagaagaatgagGAGTTGACTTCTAAGCTCAATGACCGGACTGAAATTGATGAGCTGATGTTATTGGTCACCGATCTTGACGAAACAAACACCAAGTATCGTGAAAAGCTGGAAGAACTTGGCGTTGAATTATCGTCagctgaagaagacgaggatgacgacgaagttgatgaagatgacgaggCTGAAGATTAG
- the RAD59 gene encoding Rad59p (similar to Saccharomyces cerevisiae RAD59 (YDL059C); ancestral locus Anc_4.239) gives MQSNISYASTAYSASSSTISIKDLSPVEDWSSRPVSDWSVQKLGVLQGKIEQYTYKIYHNSRYGKVNLSRVIPGHVLRNFANECFGFDGWEMEILDIEATQCVKIPANTATIPDDAGDTGDGDDNCQYMVVAEASVKITLQDGTNTQRGGMSKSIMQSKGNCYQKVKKEAVTDAFKNAMLSFGDILEEYNSKVKQNYYVDGLYVNKIKTESDASI, from the coding sequence ATGCAGAGTAATATATCGTATGCGAGCACCGCATATTCGGCCAGCTCATCGACGATAAGCATCAAAGATTTGTCTCCCGTGGAGGACTGGTCCTCGCGGCCCGTCAGTGACTGGTCTGTGCAGAAACTGGGGGTTCTACAGGGGAAGATAGAACAGTACACTTATAAAATATACCACAACAGCAGGTACGGGAAGGTGAACCTGTCGAGAGTGATACCGGGGCATGTCCTGAGGAATTTCGCCAACGAGTGTTTCGGGTTTGACGGGTGGGAAATGGAGATACTCGATATAGAGGCGACGCAGTGTGTCAAAATACCTGCTAACACAGCGACAATTCCAGATGACGCCGGTGACACTGGTGACGGCGATGATAATTGCCAGTATATGGTGGTTGCAGAGGCATCCGTGAAGATCACACTGCAAGACGGCACAAACACCCAACGGGGCGGGATGAGTAAATCAATAATGCAGTCCAAGGGGAACTGCTACCAAAAAGTCAAGAAAGAGGCCGTTACAGATGCATTCAAAAATGCTATGCTCAGTTTCGGAGACATCCTGGAGGAATACAACAGCAAAGTAAAACAAAACTACTACGTCGACGGCTTGTATgtcaacaagatcaagacaGAGTCTGATGCATCGATATGA
- the KNAG0D04360 gene encoding 40S ribosomal protein uS14 (similar to Saccharomyces cerevisiae RPS29B (YDL061C) and RPS29A (YLR388W); ancestral locus Anc_4.245): MAHENVWFSHPRRFGKGSRQCRVCSSHIGLVRKYDLNICRQCFREKANDIGFHKYR, encoded by the coding sequence ATGGCTCACGAAAACGTTTGGTTCTCCCACCCAAGAAGATTCGGTAAAGGTTCCCGCCAATGTCGTGTCTGTTCATCCCACATCGGTTTGGTCAGAAAGTACGACTTGAACATCTGTCGTCAATGCTTCAGAGAAAAGGCCAACGACATTGGTTTCCACAAGTACCGTTAA
- the SYO1 gene encoding Syo1p (similar to Saccharomyces cerevisiae YDL063C; ancestral locus Anc_4.248), translating into MGKSRKRSKASRSRLNPLAKTRDGNDSSKDANLINTKIQPLLKNLQSSVPNDRSMALSSISVLCEDPHMRFLLLKEKLVQTVSTTLINDSNTDIVIESLGLLRNLVLEEGYDVAIHLWRIDIWSNIQNGAEQTLKSLNAMIEGRDKVEKQSRRLLFEYADNLISLVVALTNASDDILEEVLNGEKLDVLLIVISKFIEYGFSDLPTYLQNSILDFIYDFSSESFEFVDKIVEAETIWQLIRDLVPDLASSNELTIILLQGIRLQFLDAVSEEELTGAKCSEIIGNILAATLRIDLDSMKQTLSNVVNKDTTELDTSKLKDFAKQKQLAMMQYQALETALDILTGVIEIIASSQIDFNDHLMQLLMTQVPAHLRVSYEEFPDRTLIAWNNLLWLYITINCDVDLQQLRDLWSLVHNGASVDATEAVLLGKMSVVWAILKLCGVQGHISLLRELQVWDNTSFGQSVIAEFGKSKDIGFQRKCCGALTCVASYQGQSEQCNKFVGDFFSRRLVVGNPSPLLSFLLTWSKLCLRYTRIQVTTTTRRYLSAGQYAERLANTVVPHLRSVFKMVDKNKTPELKERCTACLDTLQRFIEYKVNEAASK; encoded by the coding sequence ATGGGTAAGTCAAGGAAGAGAAGTAAAGCGTCAAGAAGCAGATTGAACCCGCTGGCAAAAACGCGCGACGGTAACGATTCAAGCAAGGATGCCAACCTGATCAACACGAAAATTCAACCGCTGTTGAagaatcttcaaagttctGTCCCTAACGACAGGAGCATGGCGCTGAGCTCTATCAGTGTTTTGTGCGAGGATCCACATATGAGGTTTTTgcttttgaaggagaaatTAGTGCAAACAGTTTCGACCACATTGATCAACGATAGTAACACTGATATAGTCATCGAGTCCCTTGGACTTTTGAGGAATCTAGTGCTCGAAGAAGGATACGATGTCGCCATCCATCTGTGGAGGATAGATATCTGGAGCAACATCCAGAATGGGGCAGAACAGACTCTGAAGTCCCTGAATGCGATGATCGAGGGGAGGGATAAAGTCGAGAAGCAATCGAGGAGGTTGCTGTTCGAGTATGCGGACAACCTGATCTCGTTGGTGGTTGCGCTAACAAATGCATCTGACGATATTTTAGAAGAAGTGTTGAACGGTGAGAAACTGGATGTGCTTTTGATCGTCATCTCCAAATTCATCGAGTACGGGTTTTCTGACTTACCGACCTACCTACAAAATAGCATATTGGATTTCATCTACGATTTCAGCTCTGAATCGTTTGAATTCGTCGATAAAATAGTCGAGGCAGAGACCATATGGCAGTTGATCAGAGATCTTGTGCCTGACCTGGCGTCGTCCAACGAATTGACTATAATCCTCTTGCAAGGTATCCGCCTTCAATTCTTGGACGCCGTTTCGGAAGAGGAGCTTACGGGTGCAAAATGTTCCGAGATCATAGGGAACATTTTAGCCGCAACGTTGCGTATAGATCTAGACTCCATGAAACAAACGTTGAGTAACGTTGTGAACAAGGACACTACGGAACTCGACACCTCGAAACTGAAAGATTTTGCGAAGCAGAAGCAGTTGGCCATGATGCAATACCAGGCGCTTGAAACTGCGCTTGACATTCTGACGGGTGTCATCGAGATCATTGCCTCGTCTCAGATCGATTTCAATGACCACCTGATGCAATTGCTGATGACGCAGGTCCCCGCACATCTGAGAGTTTCATATGAGGAGTTCCCGGACAGGACATTAATCGCTTGGAATAACCTGCTGTGGCTCTACATCACGATAAACTGCGACGTCGATCTACAACAACTGCGCGATCTGTGGTCGCTCGTGCATAACGGTGCATCCGTGGATGCCACCGAGGCGGTGCTCTTGGGGAAAATGAGTGTTGTGTGGGCGATCTTGAAGCTGTGCGGTGTGCAAGGTCACATATCGCTGCTACGAGAGTTGCAAGTGTGGGACAACACATCGTTTGGGCAGAGTGTCATTGCGGAATTTGGCAAGTCCAAAGATATCGGATTCCAGCGGAAATGCTGCGGTGCGCTGACGTGTGTGGCCTCATACCAGGGCCAGTCCGAGCAGTGCAACAAGTTCGTCGgcgattttttttcgagaCGCTTAGTGGTGGGCAATCCGAGCCCGCTCCTGAGCTTCTTATTGACATGGTCGAAGCTCTGTTTGAGATATACGCGGATTCAAGTTACGACTACGACGCGGCGGTATTTGTCGGCGGGTCAGTATGCGGAGAGGCTGGCCAACACGGTTGTCCCGCACTTGAGATCCGTGTTCAAGATGgtggacaagaacaaaaccCCGGAGTTGAAGGAGCGGTGCACGGCGTGTTTGGACACGCTACAAAGGTTCATCGAGTACAAAGTCAACGAGGCCGCATCGAAATGA
- the UBC9 gene encoding E2 SUMO-conjugating protein UBC9 (similar to Saccharomyces cerevisiae UBC9 (YDL064W); ancestral locus Anc_4.249), which translates to MSSLCLQRLQEERKKWRKDHPFGFFAKPTRKPDGTMDLQRWEAGIPGKQGTLWADGLYPLTIEYPDEYPSKPPKVKLPANFYHPNVYPSGTICLSILNEDQDWRPAITLKQICLGIQDLLDSPNPNSPAQEPAWRAFSRNKAEYEKKVVIQAKQYTK; encoded by the coding sequence ATGAGCAGTCTGTGTTTACAACGTCTCCAGGAAGAACGTAAGAAATGGCGCAAGGACCATCCCTTCGGGTTCTTCGCTAAGCCAACGCGGAAACCAGACGGGACCATGGACCTGCAAAGATGGGAGGCAGGGATACCAGGGAAGCAGGGCACGCTCTGGGCGGACGGGCTGTACCCACTCACAATAGAGTACCCGGATGAGTACCCGTCCAAACCGCCCAAAGTGAAGCTGCCCGCGAACTTCTACCATCCGAACGTGTACCCGAGCGGCACCATCTGCCTCAGCATCCTTAACGAGGACCAGGACTGGAGACCTGCGatcactttgaaacagatctGCCTCGGCATACAGGACCTTTTGGACTCTCCGAACCCGAACTCACCGGCACAGGAGCCAGCGTGGAGGGCCTTCTCCAGAAATAAAGCAGAGTACGAGAAGAAAGTGGTGATACAGGCTAAGCAGTACACCAAGTGA
- the PEX19 gene encoding Pex19p (similar to Saccharomyces cerevisiae PEX19 (YDL065C); ancestral locus Anc_4.250): MSDGEYDDLDALLDDEEEQVEEVPVSVDGVSASATAAPLAVEENAPAGDTGGDAKTIEGLREEFTNLMSGGDGQEQATRDFDTVMDSLKAASAGGAVRGEGSVSKDSVGTGFQDIVADTLDKLKKSGDAAPQSQPKSQPPQPPQGEGNPDDVLSQLLSQLVDGSGPAELGEDGMDGAIWGILNQMSSREVLYEPMREMQADFVRWFDEHGEEPEHAEKIETYKKQRALVDELVAVYDSPGYTNELCRDRVTDLLDELEQLGDSPVSRPQGGGIGSGGGGGPDDDDIAKLLEIDGDDANLGDLDKELADTCKQQ, from the coding sequence ATGTCTGATGGGGAGTATGATGATCTGGACGCACTGTtagatgacgaggaggagcaaGTGGAGGAGGTCCCCGTTTCTGTAGACGGAGTATCTGCAAGTGCCACGGCGGCTCCCTTGGCGGTCGAGGAAAACGCACCTGCCGGCGATACTGGTGGCGACGCCAAGACGATAGAGGGTCTACGGGAGGAGTTCACGAACCTGATGTCCGGTGGTGATGGTCAAGAGCAGGCGACACGCGATTTCGACACTGTCATGGATTCGTTGAAGGCCGCATCTGCTGGCGGCGCTGTGCGCGGGGAAGGGTCTGTCAGCAAAGATTCAGTGGGCACTGGGTTCCAGGATATAGTGGCGGACACGCTAgataaattgaaaaagagcGGGGATGCTGCTCCACAATCACAACCAAAATCACAACCACCACAACCACCACAGGGCGAGGGGAACCCAGACGACGTGCTGTCGCAGTTGCTTAGCCAGTTGGTGGACGGGTCCGGCCCCGCGGAGCTCGGGGAGGACGGGATGGACGGTGCAATCTGGGGGATCTTGAATCAGATGTCGTCTCGGGAGGTCTTGTACGAGCCGATGCGGGAGATGCAGGCTGATTTTGTGCGGTGGTTTGATGAGCACGGCGAGGAGCCCGAGCATGCGGAGAAGATAGAGACGTACAAGAAGCAGCGCGCACTTGTGGACGAGCTTGTGGCCGTGTATGACAGCCCTGGGTACACGAACGAGCTTTGCCGTGACCGCGTGACGGATCTTCTTGACGAATTAGAGCAATTGGGGGACTCCCCAGTGTCCCGCCCGCAGGGGGGTGGTATCGGTAGCGGTGGCGGCGGTGGCCCtgatgacgacgacatAGCGAAACTGCTTGAGATCGACGGCGACGACGCGAACTTGGGGGACCTGGACAAGGAACTGGCGGATACTTGCAAGCAGCAGTGA